In one Eschrichtius robustus isolate mEscRob2 chromosome 15, mEscRob2.pri, whole genome shotgun sequence genomic region, the following are encoded:
- the LOC137777337 gene encoding basic proline-rich protein-like yields the protein MVMAVSGPSSKGQAGSQGGRPFSCNLLSLLVWEGASCVAPGPGPFLPARHRPELPSWVQDAILGQGASTGGSSRELGKRAPENQREPPGKRKAVWQPEGRGPQRWGAGGGRGRALDPCQLRQSRGGGRREGEGSWGEGGTRTEAACGSEAWGLPGRWDVGPKTPIRSLGEASSFTVRMRSFQGHVCTGPAGVRVRECVRVRVECVQGGGCCCRGRPGASPPATLRAQALRLPPLRFPAPAAPARDLRPPPPRPHTAAPPPPPPPPPPPPPPPRLPRPAAGAGRSQARRPPRAPPDSPRRGVPPKWHSPHPRSPSQIRWHPAPPATGGRRKIAAQRSPARPPDHPSARPRGPPGSPAPPGRGGPGAGGRGGGPGRARLPFSAAAAEPARGPAPAPLPRSLRAAAGADYSGSGSAPSGAPAAGPRLELEPGAGRGRGGGSAPGAGGTGGGACRARGDINKPSNPPRRAGQPGPPSPPAALAPRAPGAELRGSGSVPRAGHCPPPCPPPGSPPPRPPPGRPPGRQQRRSLPCGRWGRAGPAARPSAAAPRPGSSSALAAAAAAAAARAPSLPPSRPACLPRSLPPSARCRAPSLRLLRRVPPSHPFSPPSSFPPSGRPRAQASARCSPPAAALAPALALRSRPGRQRRLGGPGAPRRERPGRAAGPSALGPTSRPLRPRWGGSPHAAGRRAGPRCTPTLRWARAPRLGRSPGHSAGGLRQPSPRGAPRYLELPLRWVPASSTGRRDSGPSSPAAGVKCLPPAARGAPGGLRPAVLPTSTRAHCTLPASALGLGTAAPAHPRRKPHATRHPRQVPPPSGGRPTQQDQGRGARPIQAVWEAPAPL from the exons ATGGTGATGGCAGTCTCCGGGCCCAGCAGCAAGGGGCAAGCTGGGTCACAGGGCGGCCGGCCCTTCTCCTGCAACCTCCTGTCCCTTCTGGTTTGGGAGGGGGCGAGTTGTGTGGCTCCGGGGCCCGGGCCCTTCCTCCCTGCCAGACACAGGCCAGAGCTGCCCAGCTGGGTGCAGGACGCCATCTTGGGTCAAGGTGCAAGCACAGGGGGCTCCTCTCGCGAGCTGGGGAAGAGAGCCCCTGAGAACCA AAGGGAGCCTCCAGGAAAGCGAAAAGCAGTTTGGCAGCCAGAGGGCCGCGGGCCCCAGCgatggggggctgggggaggccggGGGCGGGCCCTGGACCCTTGCCAGCTCCGTCAGAgccgagggggagggaggagggagggggaggggagctggggtgAGGGCGGGACACGGACCGAGGCCGCCTGCGGCTCGGAAGCTTGGGGTCTCCCGGGGCGCTGGGACGTGGGGCCGAAGACCCCGATCCGCAGCCTCGGCGAGGCCTCGTCCTTCACCGTGCGGATGCGAAGCTTTCAAGGACACGTCTGCACCGGCCCAGCGGGGGTGCGTGTGCGTGAGTGTGTCCGCGTGCGTGTTGAGTGTGTGCAGGGGGGTGGGTGCTGCTGCAGGGGGCGACCCGGGGCGTCCCCACCAGCCACGCTCCGGGCCCAGGCCCTGCGGCTCCCACCCCTGCGTTTTCCGGCCCCCGCGGCCCCGGCCCGGGATCttcgcccgcccccgccccgcccccacactgcggcgccgccaccgccgccgccgccgccgccgccgccgccgccgccgccccggctCCCACGGCCCGCggcgggggcagggaggagccagGCACGACGTCCCCCCCGCGCGCCACCCGACTCTCCGCGGAGAGGTGTGCCCCCCAAGTggcactctccccacccccgcagCCCCTCCCAGATCCGCTGGCACCCCGCTCCCCCAGCCACAGGTGGCCGGAGGAAGATCGCTGCGCAGCGTTCCCCGGCCCGGCCCCCCGATCACCCCTCGGCCCGCCCCCGGGGGCCTCCCGGGTCCCCCGCCCCGCCGGGCCGAGGAGGGCCGGGAgccggggggaggggcggggggccgGGTCGTGCCAGGCTGCCATTTTCTGCCGCCGCCGCGGAGCCTGCGCGgggcccggcccccgcccccctcccccgctccctgcGGGCCGCGGCGGGAGCCGATTATTCCGGGTCGGGGTCCGCGCCCTCCGGCGCCCCGGCCGCAGGCCCCAG ACTTGAACTTGAGCCCGGAGCCGGGCGGGGGCGCGGAGGGGGCTCCGCGCCGGGAGCGGGCGGGACGGGAGGGGGCGCCTGCCGAGCCCGCGGGGACATAAACAAACCCTCAAATCCCCCGCGCCGCGCCGGCCAGCCCGGCCCGCCGTCGCCGCCCGCAGCCCTGGCCCCGCGAGCGCCCGGCGCCGAGTTGCGGGGGTCCGGGAGCGTGCCCCGAGCCGGGCACTGCCCGCCGCCGTGCCCCCCGCCCggctcccctcctccccgcccgcCTCCGGGCCGGCCTCCGGGCCGCCAGCAGCGGCGCTCATTACCGTGTGGCCGGTGGGGTCGGGCCGGCCCGGCTGCGCGCCCTAGTGCCGCGGCGCCGCGTCCCGGCTCGTCCTCTGctctcgccgccgccgccgccgccgccgccgcccgcgcgccctccctccctccctcccggcccgCCTGCCTGCCTCGCTCGCTCCCTCCCTCCGCTCGCTGTCGCGCTCCCTCTCTCCGCCTCCTCCGCCGggtccccccctcccaccccttctctccgccttcctccttccctccctccggcCGCCCGCGGGCCCAGGCCTCCGCCCGCTGCTCGCCCCCCGCGGCCGCGCTGGCCCCGGCCCTGGCGCTGCGGAGCCGGCCCGGGAGGCAGCGCCGACTTGGGGGCCCCGGGGCGCCGCGACGGGAGCGGCCTGGGCGCGCGGCCGGTCCTAGCGCCCTCGGCCCGACTTCCCGGCCTCTACGCCCCCGCTGGGGGGGGTCCCCGCACGCTGCGGGTCGGAGGGCCGGACCTCGCTGCACCCCGACCCTGCGCTGGGCCCGGGCACCCCGCCTCGGCCGCTCTCCCGGCCACTCCGCCGGGGGCCTGCGGCAGCCCTCCCCCCGCGGGGCGCCCCGCTACCTGGAGCTGCCTCTGCGCTGGGTCCCCGCATCCAGCACTGGCCGCAGGGACAGCGGCCCCTCCTCTCCCGCGGCCGGTGTCAAGTGCCTCCCCCCGGCAGCCCGCGGAGCCCCCGGCGGTCTTCGCCCTGCAGTTCTCCCGACCTCCACCAGAGCCCACTGCACTCTGCCTGCCTCAGCACTGGGGCTGGGGACAGCAGCGCCGGCCCATCCGCGCCGCAAGCCCCACGCCACCCGCCACCCCCGCCAGGTGCCGCCGCCGAGTGGAGGCCGGCCCACTCAACAGGACCAAGGTCGGGGCGCCAGGCCTATCCAGGCTGTCTGGGAGGCTCCAGCACCTCTATAG